A window from Pseudomonas alloputida encodes these proteins:
- a CDS encoding dermonecrotic toxin domain-containing protein, with protein sequence MPATHAHNLNHAVAAQFASRPTLRQVVGEQVMKVILEHYPLVGVHRPEMTSAAPLYLMSLQPDGVWRPQPLVDVVLQALLAAKPLDLAPAGDYRLSLNPPRRFFAIESSFETAEGDLIEPARLTDGLNALLPMLLWHFQQAQIDYWNGDGTIDRDLWLQQLLRANLLDGLKDEALDDEQRKLLRDLMMGNRTGLDVQLVRVALREGEDTFHELLPGLLITASSEVRELTLWCSPEGLVRSFDAQAAFGAALQIQMAGRYRFDELSWQGLTVEGDAFALYSASLLEILLERVARLRWSAIDSVDQLEHYCHLACDPASFFAEFSDHGTGGLGLALPKGLSRADTDSQTAYLQAMLDLSLLQQHSPAQGIQDGLPDLHTYAATRLREAMLHDHPVDANYFPDDILLTVETFVSDGHGLGFGQKSGEKTLTLTQLAIGRLDATAGGVVTHIAHRENQLIMKWMTIDYVRELVQRVDIGGSYPRHVQSMLDRSASRAEHISAFAIRWRITLMFDAARARAVKRLDKFAYGALAEFCRSGAQGAAAVRIAPLAFKRSPTSERVDVAHGFYVIELIELGVHLLYCPLYTEKALIQYDSAQALLDAISRPGALQDNVLLWIEQAQRAVYDNGGFREPHLPQWLLDPYTLPEKPQPVQLALQFWARDVDRQMFEAKGRMLLELADRSAMSNSEVRWRLVTAFSWELLNVVFPVLPGPLTSVAWLYIGMRSLINDVQGLASSHLDERIQAMVDVLNNTLLALIHLQTPKLAAPPVSGDLPPSLLQGPAAGDGIELANLSTATREPSVSVDSLQAMANTHLDFSWRGAGGLNGLSSAQRGQMRALAASVSLEGRAPQTQGVAAGLVRIGDYFYVSLDGDVYRVSLDNAAFRIIGPDGTVGPYLMRDGNVWHLNNSRLHGGNDRSGELARERLRKKLDGPIAKAQAEIERLILAAEAATKDFNALSEQIVGLRDPVKKVEERLQKAPPTEPGERAQFEQATELFKLKFQQLQEQTSKLRNQRLPLNERLFLDYLEAERNITYVLDKSSASTHVGSVRDQRILLGQVRKNLISFGMFFIDELLALGGFREYDQLTNALNVAPPEKQAELYARFRTMLEKLLEEQPRIINVSSQLDRLLAITDIDMQVPYVNTTLTVSSIIASRKTTTINIRFFQAMGLVELALQWHKGTPTQHYMIFRHALASQRLRVAAQTHHLLMFCDLPVAERIEVLQSAWDEYLAAILNAERIKTLGSKLIDVQRLEAYKQQMVELKTIAGEALVEAMREQADGQVRGSRRAVYSRKSLQVAHTRAGQIVIGSESVVDGQAVLQVVAAFNKSALHRFQKQGNTWVEEVAAGEPEQQSRTSTPESERNNRELAEAMLAQNENVIAQARALVAKDADDMGLMSMLDGQINEVSELREQLSDANAEHALLAGMDDALIQLRQARRDCLVALYSKTRYPGARGLNFLHQQGLLAVEYVGPRQVVSDGYLDEYRISLLRAPGEGRGKPLWAAHFHFADSQAAPTAFGKGHLKLWSQRKMGYREQMKAASEGQVLSIYRGNLTYAQARDVIPFNL encoded by the coding sequence ATGCCCGCCACTCACGCGCACAACCTCAATCACGCAGTCGCCGCCCAGTTCGCCAGCCGTCCCACGCTCCGTCAGGTCGTAGGCGAACAGGTCATGAAGGTGATCCTGGAGCACTATCCTCTGGTTGGCGTGCATCGCCCTGAAATGACCTCGGCTGCACCGCTGTACCTGATGTCCCTGCAGCCGGATGGTGTCTGGCGCCCTCAGCCGCTGGTGGATGTTGTGCTGCAGGCCCTGCTTGCGGCTAAACCACTGGACCTCGCCCCGGCGGGCGACTACCGCCTTAGCCTGAACCCGCCCCGGCGCTTTTTCGCCATCGAGTCGAGCTTCGAAACGGCTGAGGGCGATTTGATCGAGCCCGCGCGCCTGACCGATGGCCTGAACGCGTTGCTGCCAATGCTGCTTTGGCACTTCCAGCAAGCGCAGATCGACTATTGGAACGGCGACGGCACGATCGACCGGGACCTGTGGTTGCAGCAGTTGTTGCGCGCCAACCTGCTCGATGGCCTGAAGGATGAAGCGCTGGATGACGAACAACGCAAGCTGCTGCGTGACCTGATGATGGGCAACCGCACCGGGCTCGATGTGCAACTGGTGCGGGTAGCCTTACGTGAGGGCGAAGACACGTTCCATGAGCTGTTGCCCGGCTTGCTGATTACCGCCTCCAGTGAGGTTCGCGAACTGACACTCTGGTGTTCTCCCGAAGGCCTGGTCCGCAGTTTCGACGCCCAGGCAGCATTCGGCGCGGCGTTGCAAATACAGATGGCTGGACGTTACCGGTTTGATGAGTTGAGCTGGCAGGGCCTGACTGTGGAGGGCGACGCTTTCGCCCTGTACAGCGCCTCGCTGCTGGAAATCTTGCTCGAGCGCGTGGCCCGCCTGCGCTGGAGTGCGATCGACAGCGTCGACCAACTGGAGCACTACTGCCACTTGGCCTGCGACCCCGCATCATTTTTCGCCGAGTTCAGTGACCATGGCACTGGTGGGCTGGGCCTGGCGCTTCCCAAGGGCCTGTCGCGAGCCGATACGGATAGCCAGACCGCTTACCTCCAAGCCATGCTCGACTTGTCGCTACTGCAACAGCACAGCCCAGCGCAGGGCATTCAGGACGGTCTGCCGGATTTGCACACCTATGCGGCAACGCGCCTGCGCGAAGCGATGCTGCATGACCACCCGGTAGACGCCAATTATTTTCCTGATGACATTCTCCTCACGGTCGAGACCTTTGTCAGTGACGGTCACGGGCTGGGCTTCGGCCAGAAGAGCGGTGAAAAGACGTTGACCCTGACGCAGCTGGCGATCGGCCGCCTGGATGCCACCGCAGGAGGAGTGGTGACACACATCGCGCACCGGGAAAACCAGCTGATCATGAAGTGGATGACCATTGATTACGTCCGTGAGCTGGTGCAGCGAGTCGATATCGGCGGCAGCTATCCACGGCATGTTCAGTCGATGCTCGATCGCTCGGCGAGCCGCGCCGAACATATCTCGGCATTTGCCATACGCTGGCGTATCACCCTGATGTTCGATGCTGCGCGGGCGCGTGCCGTCAAACGGCTCGACAAGTTCGCCTACGGCGCCCTGGCAGAATTCTGCCGTAGCGGCGCGCAAGGGGCTGCCGCTGTGCGGATTGCACCGCTTGCGTTCAAACGCTCGCCGACATCAGAGAGGGTCGACGTCGCGCATGGTTTCTACGTGATCGAACTCATCGAGTTGGGTGTTCATCTGTTGTACTGCCCGCTGTACACCGAAAAGGCGCTAATTCAGTACGACAGCGCTCAGGCACTGTTGGATGCGATCAGCCGCCCGGGGGCTTTGCAGGACAACGTGCTGCTGTGGATCGAGCAAGCTCAGCGCGCGGTCTACGACAATGGTGGTTTCCGGGAGCCGCACCTGCCCCAATGGCTGCTCGACCCTTACACCCTCCCGGAGAAACCGCAGCCTGTTCAGTTGGCGCTGCAATTCTGGGCGCGGGACGTGGATCGGCAGATGTTCGAAGCCAAGGGCCGGATGTTGCTGGAGCTGGCGGATCGCAGCGCCATGAGCAACAGCGAGGTGCGCTGGCGGCTGGTCACGGCATTTTCCTGGGAACTGTTGAATGTTGTGTTTCCAGTGTTACCAGGGCCGCTCACCTCGGTTGCCTGGCTCTACATCGGCATGCGCAGCTTGATCAACGATGTGCAAGGACTGGCCAGCTCGCATCTCGACGAGCGCATCCAGGCGATGGTCGATGTGCTGAACAACACCTTGCTGGCGCTGATACACCTGCAGACGCCGAAACTGGCAGCCCCGCCCGTCTCTGGCGACCTGCCGCCATCGCTGCTCCAGGGGCCAGCTGCAGGCGATGGGATCGAGCTGGCGAACCTTTCCACCGCGACGCGGGAGCCCAGCGTCTCGGTCGACAGCCTGCAGGCGATGGCCAACACCCACCTCGACTTTTCCTGGCGTGGGGCTGGGGGGCTCAATGGCCTGTCAAGTGCCCAGCGAGGCCAGATGCGGGCGTTGGCGGCCAGTGTTTCGCTGGAAGGGCGCGCCCCGCAGACGCAGGGTGTGGCCGCGGGGCTGGTACGGATCGGGGATTATTTCTATGTGTCTCTGGACGGTGATGTCTACCGAGTCAGCCTTGATAACGCAGCGTTTCGCATCATTGGTCCGGACGGCACGGTTGGGCCATACCTGATGCGCGACGGCAATGTCTGGCACCTCAATAATTCGCGCTTGCACGGTGGCAATGATCGCTCCGGCGAGTTGGCCCGCGAGCGATTGCGCAAGAAGCTTGACGGGCCGATCGCCAAGGCTCAGGCCGAGATAGAGCGGCTTATCCTGGCCGCAGAGGCTGCCACGAAGGATTTCAACGCGTTGAGCGAGCAGATTGTCGGTTTGCGTGATCCGGTAAAAAAAGTCGAGGAACGGTTGCAAAAGGCGCCACCCACCGAGCCGGGAGAACGTGCGCAATTCGAGCAGGCTACCGAGTTGTTCAAGCTCAAGTTCCAGCAGTTGCAAGAGCAGACGAGTAAGTTGCGCAACCAGCGCCTGCCCTTGAACGAAAGATTGTTTCTTGATTATCTCGAGGCCGAACGCAACATTACCTACGTGCTTGACAAGTCGAGCGCCTCGACGCACGTCGGCAGCGTGAGAGATCAACGGATACTCTTGGGCCAGGTCCGCAAGAACCTGATCAGCTTTGGCATGTTCTTCATTGATGAGCTGCTGGCCTTGGGTGGGTTCAGGGAATATGACCAACTCACCAATGCGCTCAATGTCGCACCGCCAGAGAAACAGGCCGAGTTGTATGCCAGGTTCCGGACGATGTTGGAAAAGTTGCTTGAAGAGCAGCCCAGGATCATCAATGTCTCCAGCCAGCTGGATCGCCTGTTGGCCATCACCGACATCGACATGCAAGTGCCTTACGTCAATACCACTCTGACCGTCTCGAGCATTATCGCGAGCCGTAAGACGACCACGATCAACATCCGGTTTTTCCAGGCCATGGGCCTGGTCGAGCTGGCCCTGCAGTGGCACAAAGGCACGCCTACCCAGCACTACATGATCTTCCGCCATGCGCTCGCCAGTCAGCGTCTGCGGGTGGCCGCACAAACGCATCATCTGCTGATGTTCTGTGACTTGCCTGTCGCCGAACGAATCGAGGTGCTGCAAAGTGCGTGGGACGAATACCTCGCGGCGATTCTCAACGCCGAACGGATCAAGACACTCGGCAGCAAGCTCATCGATGTCCAGCGCCTTGAGGCCTACAAGCAACAGATGGTGGAACTGAAAACCATAGCCGGTGAGGCGTTGGTCGAGGCCATGCGCGAGCAGGCGGACGGGCAGGTCCGTGGCTCACGTCGTGCGGTCTATTCACGAAAGAGCCTGCAGGTGGCCCATACGCGGGCTGGTCAGATAGTCATTGGCAGCGAATCGGTGGTCGACGGGCAGGCTGTGCTGCAAGTTGTAGCGGCTTTCAACAAGAGTGCGCTGCATCGCTTCCAGAAGCAGGGAAACACCTGGGTTGAAGAGGTAGCCGCGGGCGAACCGGAACAGCAGTCGCGGACTTCTACGCCGGAGTCCGAAAGGAACAACCGGGAGCTGGCCGAGGCCATGCTGGCACAGAACGAAAATGTCATCGCTCAAGCCAGAGCCCTGGTTGCCAAGGATGCTGACGATATGGGCCTGATGTCGATGCTGGACGGCCAGATCAACGAAGTGTCCGAGTTGCGTGAACAGCTCAGCGATGCCAACGCAGAGCACGCGCTGCTGGCGGGCATGGACGATGCGCTGATTCAGTTGCGTCAGGCCCGCCGCGACTGTTTGGTAGCGCTTTACAGCAAGACGCGCTATCCAGGTGCCAGAGGGCTGAATTTTCTCCATCAGCAGGGTTTGCTCGCCGTGGAATATGTCGGGCCTCGGCAGGTGGTTTCCGATGGCTATCTGGACGAGTACCGGATCAGCCTGTTGCGTGCTCCCGGTGAGGGTCGAGGTAAACCCTTGTGGGCCGCGCATTTCCATTTTGCCGACTCGCAGGCGGCGCCGACGGCGTTTGGCAAAGGCCATCTCAAGCTGTGGAGCCAGCGCAAAATGGGGTATCGCGAGCAAATGAAGGCGGCGAGCGAGGGGCAGGTACTGAGCATTTATCGGGGTAACCTGACCTACGCACAGGCCAGGGATGTCATTCCGTTCAACCTCTGA
- the betI gene encoding transcriptional regulator BetI — translation MPKVGMQPIRRQQLIEATLQAVDQVGLGDASIALIARLAGVSNGIISHYFRDKNGLIAATMGYIMSMLNEGVRARRQALKDDSPRAHLKVIIEGNFDASQVNGPAMKTWLAFWASSMHQPDLHRLQRINDHRLYSNLCCQFRRALPLYHARKAARGLAALIDGLWLRGALSGDAFDTDQAIRIAYEYMELQLAKQHTLGTNDQAADNARRALANPAGA, via the coding sequence ATGCCCAAGGTCGGTATGCAACCCATCCGGCGCCAGCAGTTGATCGAAGCCACATTGCAGGCGGTCGATCAGGTCGGACTGGGGGACGCCAGCATTGCGCTGATTGCCCGTTTGGCCGGTGTGTCGAACGGCATCATCAGTCACTACTTTCGGGACAAGAACGGCCTGATCGCAGCGACGATGGGTTACATCATGAGCATGCTCAACGAAGGCGTCAGAGCACGTCGCCAGGCCCTGAAAGACGACAGCCCGCGCGCTCACCTGAAAGTGATCATCGAGGGCAACTTCGATGCCAGCCAGGTAAACGGCCCGGCAATGAAAACCTGGTTGGCCTTCTGGGCTTCCAGCATGCACCAGCCCGATTTGCACAGGTTGCAGCGGATCAACGACCACCGCTTGTATTCCAACCTGTGCTGCCAGTTCCGCCGCGCCCTGCCGCTCTACCATGCGCGCAAGGCAGCCCGCGGCCTGGCAGCCCTGATCGACGGTTTGTGGCTGCGTGGCGCCCTGTCGGGTGATGCATTCGACACCGACCAGGCGATACGGATTGCTTACGAATACATGGAACTACAACTGGCCAAGCAGCACACCCTGGGCACAAACGACCAGGCTGCTGACAATGCGCGCAGGGCCCTTGCCAACCCGGCAGGAGCATGA